In Ipomoea triloba cultivar NCNSP0323 chromosome 7, ASM357664v1, a single genomic region encodes these proteins:
- the LOC116025158 gene encoding OVARIAN TUMOR DOMAIN-containing deubiquitinating enzyme 4-like isoform X1: protein MPKPQVSAGNDLRTIWIPGDGRCLFRSVVHGARLREGKPSPGESYERELADELREKVVDEFIKRRADAEWFVEGDFDAYVTQMRQPHIWGGEPELLMSSHVLQAPIAVYMWDKKTNCLKVIAEYGQEYGKDKPICVLYHGYGHYDALQNPSGGQQSKMNKAKRFFQ from the exons ATGCCAAAACCACAAGTTTCGGCCGGTAACGATCTTCGTACCATTT GGATACCCGGGGATGGAAGATGCTTGTTCCGTTCAGTGGTTCATGGGGCTCGTCTAAGAGAAGGAAAGCCATCGCCAGGTGAAAGCTACGAAAGAGAACTCGCTGATGAGCTCAGAGAAAAA GTTGTGGATGAGTTTATCAAGAGACGAGCAGATGCTGAATG GTTTGTTGAAGGTGATTTTGATGCATATGTCACACAGATGAGACAGCCCCATATCTGGGGAGGTGAACCCGAACTGCTGATGTCCTCACATGTTCTACA GGCTCCCATCGCAGTGTACATGTGGGATAAGAAGACTAATTGCCTTAAGGTTATAGCTGAATATGGTCAAGAATATGGGAAGGACAAGcctatttgtgttttatatcaTGGCTATGGGCACTATGATGCACTGCAAAACCCTTCTGGTGGCCAACAATCAAAAAT gaatAAAGCAAAAAGGTTTTTTCAGTAA
- the LOC116025158 gene encoding OVARIAN TUMOR DOMAIN-containing deubiquitinating enzyme 4-like isoform X2, producing MPKPQVSAGIPGDGRCLFRSVVHGARLREGKPSPGESYERELADELREKVVDEFIKRRADAEWFVEGDFDAYVTQMRQPHIWGGEPELLMSSHVLQAPIAVYMWDKKTNCLKVIAEYGQEYGKDKPICVLYHGYGHYDALQNPSGGQQSKMNKAKRFFQ from the exons ATGCCAAAACCACAAGTTTCGGCCG GGATACCCGGGGATGGAAGATGCTTGTTCCGTTCAGTGGTTCATGGGGCTCGTCTAAGAGAAGGAAAGCCATCGCCAGGTGAAAGCTACGAAAGAGAACTCGCTGATGAGCTCAGAGAAAAA GTTGTGGATGAGTTTATCAAGAGACGAGCAGATGCTGAATG GTTTGTTGAAGGTGATTTTGATGCATATGTCACACAGATGAGACAGCCCCATATCTGGGGAGGTGAACCCGAACTGCTGATGTCCTCACATGTTCTACA GGCTCCCATCGCAGTGTACATGTGGGATAAGAAGACTAATTGCCTTAAGGTTATAGCTGAATATGGTCAAGAATATGGGAAGGACAAGcctatttgtgttttatatcaTGGCTATGGGCACTATGATGCACTGCAAAACCCTTCTGGTGGCCAACAATCAAAAAT gaatAAAGCAAAAAGGTTTTTTCAGTAA
- the LOC116025158 gene encoding OVARIAN TUMOR DOMAIN-containing deubiquitinating enzyme 4-like isoform X3, with product MEEGLGIPGDGRCLFRSVVHGARLREGKPSPGESYERELADELREKVVDEFIKRRADAEWFVEGDFDAYVTQMRQPHIWGGEPELLMSSHVLQAPIAVYMWDKKTNCLKVIAEYGQEYGKDKPICVLYHGYGHYDALQNPSGGQQSKMNKAKRFFQ from the exons ATGGAAGAGGGATTGG GGATACCCGGGGATGGAAGATGCTTGTTCCGTTCAGTGGTTCATGGGGCTCGTCTAAGAGAAGGAAAGCCATCGCCAGGTGAAAGCTACGAAAGAGAACTCGCTGATGAGCTCAGAGAAAAA GTTGTGGATGAGTTTATCAAGAGACGAGCAGATGCTGAATG GTTTGTTGAAGGTGATTTTGATGCATATGTCACACAGATGAGACAGCCCCATATCTGGGGAGGTGAACCCGAACTGCTGATGTCCTCACATGTTCTACA GGCTCCCATCGCAGTGTACATGTGGGATAAGAAGACTAATTGCCTTAAGGTTATAGCTGAATATGGTCAAGAATATGGGAAGGACAAGcctatttgtgttttatatcaTGGCTATGGGCACTATGATGCACTGCAAAACCCTTCTGGTGGCCAACAATCAAAAAT gaatAAAGCAAAAAGGTTTTTTCAGTAA